Proteins co-encoded in one Thermomicrobiales bacterium genomic window:
- a CDS encoding DUF362 domain-containing protein, translated as MTAHHVALAGVASDVDSALRRVLDLLEAAGEPALARRAGRLVTIKPNLTAPRESGSGVVTDVAVVEAFVKLLRERAPDVERVVVADGPGMIDADRCFLAAGYNRLVAELGVELLDLNLAPTRSVDVPNWLRYATLEIPEVVLDADLFVSITPVKTHTDGLYTLNAKNMFGVPPTRFYGRPRRAFHRAGVPEVVYDICRARPIDLAIIDGLAGLQMGDPIDGERVEQGLVAAGWNALAVDVVGCALIGVDPVESRYLAYLRAAGLGPIALDDVSVHGDPVAGLARRFATPDAGTLAAHSQRSSAH; from the coding sequence ATGACCGCACATCACGTCGCGCTGGCAGGTGTTGCGTCTGACGTCGACTCGGCGTTGCGACGTGTGCTTGATCTGCTAGAGGCCGCCGGTGAACCCGCGCTGGCCAGACGCGCCGGCCGGTTGGTGACAATCAAGCCCAACCTCACTGCGCCGCGCGAGTCGGGCAGTGGCGTTGTCACCGATGTCGCCGTTGTCGAAGCATTCGTGAAACTGCTGCGCGAACGCGCGCCCGATGTCGAGCGGGTCGTCGTCGCCGACGGCCCCGGAATGATCGATGCTGACCGCTGCTTCTTGGCCGCCGGATACAACCGGCTGGTTGCTGAGCTCGGCGTCGAGCTGCTGGACCTCAATCTCGCGCCAACCCGATCGGTGGATGTCCCGAACTGGCTACGTTACGCGACACTGGAGATCCCCGAGGTCGTCCTCGATGCCGACCTGTTCGTGTCGATCACACCGGTCAAGACGCATACCGATGGCTTGTACACACTGAACGCCAAGAATATGTTCGGCGTCCCGCCGACTCGCTTCTACGGCCGGCCGCGTCGCGCGTTCCATCGGGCCGGCGTGCCTGAGGTTGTCTACGACATCTGTCGCGCCCGGCCGATCGATCTCGCGATCATCGATGGGTTGGCTGGCCTTCAGATGGGCGATCCGATCGACGGTGAGCGCGTCGAGCAGGGCCTCGTTGCTGCGGGCTGGAACGCGCTCGCCGTCGATGTCGTGGGGTGTGCGCTCATCGGCGTCGACCCAGTCGAATCCCGCTACCTTGCCTATCTCCGCGCGGCCGGCCTCGGCCCGATCGCGCTCGATGATGTGTCGGTGCACGGAGACCCGGTCGCTGGCCTCGCTCGTCGATTCGCAACCCCCGATGCCGGCACTCTCGCCGCACATAGCCAGCGATCCTCGGCGCATTGA
- a CDS encoding alpha-1,4-glucan--maltose-1-phosphate maltosyltransferase, whose protein sequence is MADGRCRVVIEGVSPEIDCGRFAIKRVTGEQVVVEADIYADGHDEVTAVLCYRRGGEASWVEVEMESLVNDRWRASFPVTDLGVYEYTIVAWVDRFRTWEHDLEKRVSAGQDVAVDLRIGAELIRAAATRARRTDAAALRRIAKQLDKNAAGALDAALAPELGELMWRYSPRDHAVSYERALPVRVDPLQARFSAWYELFPRSTSPETGRHGTLRDVEQLLPYVSELGFDVLYLPPIHPIGLQFRKGRNNATEPAADDPGSPWAIGGPKGGHKAVNPELGTLQDVRHLAAAARDRGISLALDIAFQASPDHPYVTSNPDWFRARPDGTIQYAENPPKKYQDIYPFDFASDDWEPLWDELTDIVRHWCKHGVRVFRVDNPHTKPFAFWEHLIGTIKGEYPEAIFLSEAFTRPKVMARLAKVGFTQSYTYFTWRNTGEELREYLTELTTTELQEYFRPNFWPNTPDILPEHLQFGGRPMFIARLVLAATLSSNYGIYGPAFELQEHLPLAPGREEYLDSEKYEIRHWDLEQPDSLRSVITAVNQIRQAHPALQRNDTIQFHPTDNDQLIAYTKRDDASGDTILTVVNLDPHYTQSGWVDLQIHELGIDPHEAFQVHDLLGGGQYLWSGYRNFVQLDPQTMPAHIFHVRRHVRTEQDFDYFR, encoded by the coding sequence ATGGCCGACGGGCGTTGCCGGGTGGTGATCGAGGGTGTGTCGCCGGAGATCGACTGTGGCCGGTTCGCGATCAAGCGCGTCACCGGTGAACAGGTCGTTGTTGAGGCGGATATCTACGCCGATGGCCACGATGAAGTGACCGCTGTCCTCTGCTATCGACGAGGTGGCGAAGCGAGCTGGGTCGAGGTCGAGATGGAGTCGCTGGTAAACGATCGCTGGCGTGCCTCGTTTCCAGTCACCGACCTCGGCGTCTACGAATACACGATCGTCGCCTGGGTAGATCGGTTCCGCACGTGGGAGCACGACCTCGAGAAGCGCGTCAGCGCCGGTCAGGATGTGGCGGTCGACCTGCGGATCGGCGCGGAGCTCATCAGGGCGGCGGCGACCCGCGCGCGACGCACGGACGCCGCGGCGCTACGCCGGATCGCGAAGCAGCTCGACAAGAACGCAGCCGGCGCGCTCGATGCCGCGCTCGCGCCCGAGCTCGGCGAGCTGATGTGGCGCTACTCACCGCGAGATCATGCCGTGTCCTACGAGCGGGCACTGCCTGTTCGGGTCGATCCGCTACAGGCACGATTCAGCGCCTGGTATGAGCTCTTTCCGCGCTCGACCTCACCCGAGACCGGCCGACACGGCACGTTGCGTGATGTCGAACAATTGCTGCCCTACGTCTCCGAGCTTGGCTTCGATGTCCTCTACTTGCCGCCGATCCACCCGATCGGCCTGCAGTTCCGCAAAGGTCGTAACAACGCCACTGAGCCAGCCGCCGATGACCCCGGCAGCCCGTGGGCGATTGGTGGCCCCAAAGGGGGCCATAAGGCTGTCAACCCCGAGCTTGGCACGCTCCAGGATGTCCGCCACCTCGCCGCTGCGGCCAGAGATCGCGGGATATCGCTGGCGCTCGACATTGCCTTTCAGGCGTCGCCCGACCACCCCTACGTGACCAGTAACCCGGATTGGTTCCGAGCCCGACCGGATGGCACGATCCAGTACGCCGAAAACCCACCGAAGAAATATCAGGACATCTATCCGTTCGATTTTGCATCGGACGACTGGGAACCGCTCTGGGACGAGCTCACCGATATCGTCCGTCACTGGTGCAAGCACGGGGTTCGCGTCTTCCGGGTCGACAACCCCCATACCAAGCCGTTCGCCTTCTGGGAGCATCTGATTGGCACGATCAAGGGCGAGTATCCAGAGGCGATCTTCCTCTCCGAGGCGTTCACCCGGCCGAAGGTGATGGCGCGATTGGCGAAGGTCGGCTTCACTCAGTCCTACACCTACTTCACCTGGCGCAACACCGGCGAGGAGCTGCGGGAGTATCTCACCGAGCTGACCACGACCGAGCTTCAGGAGTACTTCCGGCCGAACTTCTGGCCGAACACGCCCGATATCCTGCCCGAGCACCTGCAATTCGGCGGCCGGCCGATGTTCATCGCTCGGCTTGTCCTCGCGGCGACGTTGTCCTCGAACTACGGGATCTACGGGCCGGCCTTCGAGCTGCAGGAGCATCTCCCGTTAGCGCCTGGTCGCGAGGAATACCTCGATTCGGAGAAGTACGAGATCCGGCACTGGGACCTGGAGCAACCCGACAGCCTTCGATCGGTAATCACGGCAGTCAATCAGATCCGTCAGGCACATCCGGCACTGCAGCGCAACGACACGATCCAGTTCCACCCGACTGACAACGACCAGCTCATCGCCTACACCAAGCGCGACGATGCCTCTGGCGACACGATCCTCACCGTCGTCAACCTGGACCCGCATTACACTCAGTCCGGCTGGGTGGATCTCCAGATCCACGAGCTCGGAATCGACCCACACGAGGCCTTTCAGGTTCACGACCTGCTTGGCGGCGGCCAGTACTTGTGGAGCGGCTACCGCAATTTCGTTCAGCTCGATCCTCAGACGATGCCGGCGCACATCTTTCATGTGCGCCGGCACGTCCGCACCGAGCAGGACTTTGACTACTTCAGATAG
- a CDS encoding xanthine dehydrogenase family protein molybdopterin-binding subunit, giving the protein MTATADPVIIGKPQKRIEGDKKVTGATRYVDDLQLHGMLHGRLVTSIYPHAEIGEIDTTAALAVPGVVAVYTGRDVHPEGAEPADRNHHLLARDKALYYGQPLAIVLATTEVAAAEGAELVEVDYTPLDAAVDPLLAMEHGAPVIRSKSAVGDGAEMQMHATVSGGDALDISRMPDNITNAARFLRGDVDVALASADVVVERRYVTHWVHQSYMEPHATVAVPDPLGNLTIYTSTQGQFYTRDTTAEVLGLPQNQVKVVGMEVGGGFGGKVVMLEPLAGWLALRRQAPVKITMTRSEELSMANPAPGSVTDITIGGTKDGAITALRARMVFDSGCYPGTPVTIATMTLGGYYRIGSLELVGYEVLTNKPGNGAYRAPGAPQATFAIEQAVDELATKLGWDPLEFRLRNCSVEGDLQPNGVPWPRIGIKEILETIREHPAWRDRPTGPNTGVGVAIGGWPGGVEPCAANIRVNTDGSLVVQLGSSDITGTNTVMAMLAAETFGIGIEKVRIESADTGSAPYAGMSGGSKVTYTLGPAVIRAAAEARRQILEIAGSELEASTDDLEMVEGKVRVKGAPDKEMSVASIAQKSMTFGSKYEPVYGIGKSAQLDRAPGFSGQVAQVSIDPDTGKVSIDRYLTVQDVGRALNPAMVEGQMIGGTAQAIGFALYEGIEYDEDGQLISSTLMDYAVPSSIQIPPIETIILEIPARSGPYGAKGIGEPPIIPGPATIANALSNAADGARFTEIPFTPERVVKGMHGE; this is encoded by the coding sequence ATGACTGCGACAGCAGATCCCGTCATCATTGGGAAACCACAGAAGCGCATCGAAGGGGACAAGAAGGTCACCGGCGCTACTCGCTACGTCGACGACCTCCAGTTGCACGGGATGCTCCATGGGCGTCTGGTGACGAGTATTTATCCGCATGCGGAGATTGGCGAGATCGACACGACCGCGGCGCTCGCCGTCCCCGGTGTCGTCGCCGTCTACACGGGCCGCGATGTCCACCCGGAAGGGGCCGAGCCGGCCGATCGCAACCACCATCTGCTCGCCCGTGATAAGGCGCTCTACTACGGACAACCCCTCGCCATCGTCCTGGCGACGACGGAGGTTGCCGCCGCGGAGGGCGCCGAGCTGGTGGAAGTCGACTACACGCCGCTTGACGCCGCTGTCGACCCATTGCTGGCGATGGAGCATGGCGCGCCGGTGATCCGGAGCAAGAGCGCGGTTGGCGATGGCGCCGAGATGCAGATGCACGCGACCGTCTCTGGCGGCGATGCCCTCGACATCTCGCGGATGCCGGACAACATTACGAACGCCGCGCGGTTCTTGCGTGGTGATGTGGACGTCGCGCTGGCGAGCGCCGATGTCGTCGTCGAGCGCCGTTATGTCACCCACTGGGTTCATCAGTCCTACATGGAGCCACACGCCACCGTCGCCGTGCCGGATCCGCTCGGCAACCTGACGATCTACACCTCGACCCAGGGCCAGTTCTACACGCGCGACACGACGGCTGAAGTCCTCGGACTCCCGCAGAATCAGGTAAAAGTCGTCGGCATGGAGGTCGGCGGTGGGTTTGGCGGCAAGGTCGTCATGCTCGAGCCGCTGGCCGGCTGGTTGGCGCTGCGCCGGCAAGCGCCGGTCAAGATCACGATGACCCGTTCCGAAGAGCTGTCGATGGCGAACCCGGCCCCCGGCTCGGTCACCGACATCACGATTGGCGGTACGAAGGACGGCGCTATCACCGCCCTCCGGGCGCGGATGGTGTTCGACTCGGGCTGCTACCCTGGCACCCCGGTGACGATTGCCACGATGACCCTCGGCGGCTATTACCGGATTGGCTCGCTCGAGCTCGTTGGCTATGAGGTTCTCACCAACAAGCCGGGCAATGGCGCCTATCGGGCGCCCGGCGCTCCGCAGGCGACCTTCGCGATCGAGCAGGCGGTCGACGAGCTGGCGACGAAGCTGGGCTGGGACCCACTCGAGTTCCGGCTGCGTAACTGTTCGGTCGAAGGCGATCTCCAGCCAAACGGCGTGCCATGGCCGCGGATCGGGATCAAGGAGATCCTCGAGACGATTCGCGAACATCCCGCCTGGCGAGATCGGCCGACCGGACCGAACACCGGCGTTGGCGTCGCTATCGGTGGCTGGCCGGGTGGGGTCGAGCCCTGCGCGGCGAACATCCGCGTGAACACCGACGGCTCGCTCGTCGTTCAGCTCGGCTCGAGCGATATCACCGGCACGAACACCGTCATGGCAATGCTCGCCGCCGAGACCTTCGGCATCGGCATCGAGAAGGTGCGGATCGAGTCTGCCGATACGGGCTCCGCTCCCTACGCCGGCATGAGTGGTGGCTCGAAGGTGACCTATACACTCGGGCCGGCGGTCATCCGCGCGGCCGCTGAAGCTCGTCGCCAGATTCTCGAGATCGCTGGTAGCGAGCTGGAAGCGTCAACGGATGATCTGGAGATGGTCGAAGGCAAGGTTCGAGTCAAGGGCGCGCCGGACAAGGAGATGTCGGTCGCCTCGATCGCGCAGAAGAGCATGACCTTCGGTAGCAAGTACGAGCCGGTCTATGGCATCGGCAAGTCGGCCCAACTCGACCGCGCCCCCGGATTCTCCGGCCAGGTTGCTCAGGTGTCGATTGACCCGGACACCGGCAAGGTCTCCATCGATCGCTACCTGACTGTCCAGGATGTCGGGCGGGCGCTGAACCCGGCAATGGTCGAGGGCCAGATGATCGGCGGCACCGCCCAGGCAATCGGATTTGCCCTCTACGAAGGCATCGAGTACGACGAGGATGGGCAGCTCATCTCGTCGACGCTGATGGACTATGCCGTCCCGTCCTCAATCCAGATCCCGCCGATCGAGACCATCATTCTCGAGATCCCGGCGCGCTCCGGCCCTTATGGCGCGAAGGGGATCGGCGAACCGCCGATCATTCCCGGACCGGCGACCATTGCCAACGCGCTATCGAACGCTGCCGACGGAGCGCGCTTTACGGAGATCCCCTTCACTCCCGAACGTGTCGTCAAAGGCATGCACGGCGAGTAA